The genomic region AGGCCAACCAACTCGCCCCCGGCGAGGACCCCGAGCCCGGCCGCACCCTGCGCGCCTCCCACCAAGAGCTGCCCGCGACGCTGTTCGGAGTCTTCCCCAAGGCGGCCCTCTGGCGCCTGATGCGGCCCCTCGTCAACCACCCCGGCTTACGGCTCGTCAATGCCGTGAAGCACCACTCCAGCCGGATCTCCTCCCGCCGCTCCTACCGCCAGTCCCACGCGGCCTTCGCCTTCCTCCTCGACTACGTGCCGGACTGGCGGCTCGCCTACGCCCCCGGTGGCCTTATCCAGTACCAGAGCTTCATCCCCGCGGAGCGGGCGGCCGCGGTCTTCGGGGCCCAGCTCGACCTGTGCCAGAAGCGGGGCCACGTGCCGTACCTGGCCGTCCTCAAGCGCCACCGGCCCGACGCGTTCCTCATGACCCACGCCCTCGACGGTTTCTCCCTCGCTCTCGACTTTCCGGTCACGGCCGCGGGGGCGAAGAGCCTGTGGGCCCTGACCGCCGACCTGGACCGGGCGGTGGTGGAAGCGGGGGGGCGCTTCTACTTCGCCAAGGACTCTACGCTCAGCCACGCCGGTCTGCGGCCGTACCTGGAGGAGGAGCGGGTCCGGAGGTTCCTGGCCCTCAAGAGGGAGTGCGACCCGGAGGGGCTTCTGGAGACGGACCTCTACCGGCGCATCTTTCCGGTCTGATCCTCGCCGGCGGCGACCCCGCCGGCGGTGGCCGGAAAAAGCGCGACCCGCCTCGCCCCGTGGCCCTCGCGGGAGAGAGCGCGGAGCGGGAAGTCGTATAGTCGACCGCGCCACCCTGGGTGCCGGGCTCTCCCCGCGGGGAGGACCCCCGAGGCCATCCGGCGACCCGAGCGAGCCGCGGGCGTCGAAGTGCTAACATGCGCGCGGAGGGATAGCCATGCCGCATCCGCCCCCCGAGGTGACGCCGGAGATTGTGCGCGGCGACCTCACGGAGGACCTGCTCCAGGCTTACTCGCAGAGCCCGGCCCTGGCCGTGGACACGGAGACCATGGGTTTGAACCCTCTCCGCGACCGCCTGTGCCTGGTCCAGCTCTGCGATCGCGCGGGGCGGGCCGCCCTGGTGCAGATTCCACGCGAGGCCCTCTCCCCCGCCCGCCCCCTGGAGGCCCGCGCCCCCCGCCTGAAGCGACTCCTCGAGGACCCCCGCGTCCTGAAGGTCTTCCACTTCGCCCGCTTCGACGTGGCGACCCTTCGCCACCACCTGGGCATCGACGTGTTCCCCCTTTACTGCACGCGCACGGTGAGCAAGCTCGTCCGGACCTACACCGATCGCCACGGCCTAAAGGACAATCTTCTGGAGCTGCTGGACGTCGAGCTGGACAAGACGGCTCGCCACACCGACTGGTCGACCCCCGCCCTCGCCCCCGAGCAGGTGCGCTACGCGATCTCCGACGTCACCCTCCTCCTGCCCCTCATGGACCGCCTGGAGGCGATGCTCGAGCGCGAGGGGCGAGGCGAGCTGGCCCGGGACTGCTTCCGGGTGATTCCCGTCTTGGCCCGGCTGGATCTGATGGGGTACTTGGAGGTCTTCGAGCACTGACCGGCTAGAGCAGCCCCTCGACCTCCTCCGGCCGCAGCTCCTTCAGGTCCCGGAGGGCGGCGATCAGGGCACGGGTGAAGAACCGGCAGTGCTCCAGCCAGGGGCCCTCCTCGCCGATGGCCGGCAACGTCGGGGCGTGAAGGAGCGCCTCCTGCTCGGGGGTGAGGGGCACGGCCGCCCCCCCCTCAACCCGATGAGGGGGCCGACGGTCGTGACGGAAGCCGGAGACACCCGGGAAAGCAGCCTCCAGTAAATGATCGATCACGCGCACAATGCGCGACTGGTCCTGGCCGAGGAGGCGGCTGTCGGCCCGGACCGAGACCTCGGTGCCCCGCCGCGTGACCGCCACCGCGATCGCGATGGAGGTTCCTTCCACCCGCAAGAGCTCGTTCGCGATCTCCGCGATCACGTCCCGGTGCTCCTCCCGCACAAAGCCGATGGGGGCCAGCCGGACCGCCTCCGTCACCTCCTGGTTGCGGAACGCGGCCGCGCGGTAGACGTGCCACTCCGGGGGGACCCGGTAGTCGCGTAGATCGTCGAGCAGATCCTGGGTCTCCTCGTCTCGGGTGAGGAGCTCGAACATCTTGAAGTCCACGGGCGTGGCCCCGTGCAGGAGGGCGCTGGTATCGGTGTAGATCCCGAGGGCGGCCGCGGCCCGCCCCGCCGGCCCGAGCTCGTCCAGGACCCCGAAGGCGGCCCCGATGACGGCCATGAAGGCGGACGTGGACCCGACGGGGATGCCCACGAAAGCCAGCTTGACCCGACGCACGCCCCGCGCCCGGCAGTTCTCCTCCACCTCGGCTGGGTCGGCGTGGTGGTCGGCCACGAAGAAAACGTCGCGCACGGGGTCGACCCCACCCGTGTTGGACATGCCCAGGGGAGGCGAGGTGTCGACCAGGCAGTGCAGCCCGCGGGGCAGCCGCCCTTGGTTGGGGTCATGCAGAGTAATGCCGCAGCGCTCCACCAGGTTGCGGTTCTGGGGATGGCCCAGGCTGCCGGTGAGGATCCGAACCTGGGTGGCGCCGAGGTGCTCGAGGATGGCCTTCAGCAGGACCGCGCTCCCCAGCGCGTCGGGGTCCCCCACCCACTGGGTGAAGATGTTGGCACCCCGCCCGCGGATCGCGGCCGCGCTGCGGCGCAGGCCCACGTAGGCGCTCTGGGCGGAGGTGAGGATGGGCAGGTTCTCCTGAGCCCTCCTCTTCCCCAGGATGGGCTGGAAGCGCGAGATCACGGCGTGGGGACCAGGCACCCGTGCCGGGCGCTGCAGGATCGGACCGTTGCGTCCGTTCTTCATCACTCTCCGGCCCCCTGCGGCGGCGCGGGCTCAGCGGGCGGCATGGAATCCCCTCCCCTCCTTGGCCAAGTTGCTGAGCATCACCGCCGGGCGGAAGCGCTCACCGTGTGCGTTCGCCAGCCTCTCCAGCACCTCCGCCGCGAAACGGGCCCCCAGGTGGTCCAGGTACCGGAAGGGGCCGCCCAGGAAGGGAGGAAAGCCCAGGCCGAAGATGGCCCCCACGTCGCCGTCGCGGGGGGAGCGCAGGATCCCCTCCTGGAGGCAGAGCACGGCCTCGTTCAGGAAGGCAAAGACCAAACGATCCTGGATCTCCCGGACGTCGAAGGGCCGCCGACTGGCGCCCCCCGGCAGGAGGAGGGCGTACACGGAGGCGTCCACGCGCTTCCTCTTCCCGTCGTAGGTGTAGAAGCCCCTCTGGTTCTTGCGGCCCTGGCGGCCGTCGGACAGGACCTCCCCCATCAAAGGGGGTGGAGCCATCCTCTCCCCGAACTGGCGGTGCATGATTTTCGCCACCTTGGCGGCAACGTCGATCCCCACCTCATCGAGGAGCGCCAGGGGACCGACGGGAAAGCCGAAGGCGAGCAGGGCGCGGTCCACGTCCTCGATGGCGGCCCCCTCCTCCAAGAGGCGCGCCGCCTCGTTCAAGTAGGGGGCGAGCGCGCGGCTGGTATAGAAGCCGGGGCCGTCCCGCACCACGATCACGTGCTTGCCCAGCCGGCGGCCGAAGGTCACGGCCACGGCGGTGGCCCAAGCGTCCGTCTCAGGGGTAACGATCACTTCCAGGAGCGGCATCTTGTGGACGGGCGAGAAGAAGTGCATGCCCAGAACGCGGGCCGGGCGGCGGGCGCCCGCCGCGATCCGCCCGATGGGCAGGGAGGACGTGTTGCTCGCGAACACGCACTCCGCGCCCACCACCCCCTCCGTCTCCGCCAGGACGGCGCGCTTCAGGTCCAGGTCCTCGAAGACGGCCTCTATCACGAGGTCGGCTCGCCGCAGACCCGAGTCGTCGAGGGTCGGGGAGAGCCGGTCCATCCGCTTCCCCATTTCCAGGCGGGAGAGGCCCCCCCGGACCCGCCGCTCTTCGAGGATCCCCCGCACATAGCGCAGGCCCTTGCCCAGGGCCTCGGGAGAGGCGTCCTTTAGCCGAACCGGCACTCCCGCTTCGGCGGCAGCTCCCGCGATCCCCGCCCCCATCAGACCCGCACCCAGCACGCCGAGCTTCTTGACCTCGCGGGCCTTTGTGTCTGGGGGATAGCCCGCATCTTTCTTGATCTCCTGGGTGGCGAAGAAGACGGACACCAGGGCCCGAGAGACATCGGAGACGGCCAGGGCACCAAAGCCCTTAGCCTCGATCTTCAGCCCTTCGGCCAGCGACGTGGCGGTGCCTTGTTCGATGACCTCCAAAGCCTTCACGGGGGCCGGATAGTGTCCGCCGGTCTTTTCCTGCACCGTGGCCCGCGCCCGCCAGAAAATGTAGGGCCGGAGCAAGCGTTCGTGGAAGCGGAGACCAGAGGATCGAGGCTTTAGGCTGCCGTCGGCCAGGGCAAGGGCCGCCTTCGTGGCCACGGGCACGAGCAGCGGCAACGGCACCACCTCGTCCACCAGGCCCGCATCGAGGGCTCGCTTGGCTTTGAGGCTCCGGCCGGTGAGGATGAGATCTAGGCTGCGGGAAAGGCCGATCAGGCGGGGCAAGCGCTGCGACCCCCCCGCACCCGGCAGGAGTCCCAGCGTCACTTCGGGAAGGCCGATCGCGGTCTTGGGATCGTCAGAGGCCACGCGGTAGCGGCAGGCGAGCGCGGTTTCCAGGCCTCCGCCCAGACAGGAACCGTGGATAGCCGCCACCACCGGCACGGGAACGCCCTCCAGCCGATCCAGGATCGCCTGGCCCGTGCGGGAGAGCGTCTCCCCCTCGAGCGCGCTGCGGATCTCCAGGAAGTCCTTGATGTCCGCGCCCGCGATGAAGTTATCGGGCTTGCCGCTCCGGATCACGACCGCCCGTATGGCCCGGTCCCCCTCCAGTTCGGTGAGCAGGGTCTGGAACTCCTCCAGCATGCCCTTGGAGAGGGTGTTGACCTTCTCCCCGGGAACGTCGATCGTGACCAGGAGGACGCCGCTCGCGTCCTGCTCCCGGGTAAGGGTTCGGGCCCCGCTCACGCCATCACGCCCCCCGCGCGCGTGGGGTCGCCTCGGGGCGGCTCCTCGACCTTCACCACCTCTGCACCCAGGTCGCCCAGGAGCATGGTGCAGTAGGGTCCGGGAATGTAGCGGGTCAGGTCCAGGACCCTGACGCCCTCCAGGACAGCGACTCCGGTATCTCTCACCTTTCTAGGACCATCGCGAAGCCCATTCCTCCTTGTGCGCAGACCGACAGCAGGCCGAATTTCCCGTGGCGCCGCGCGAGCTCGTTGGCAAGCGTGGTCGTGATTCGCGCCCCGGTGGCGCCGAAGGGGTGGCCGAGGGCAATCGAGCTCCCGCACACGTTGAGCCGCTCGCGGTCTACCCGTCCCACCGGAGCCGACCGTCCCAGCTTGTCACGGGCCCAGGTCTCCGACTCGAGGGCCTGGATGTTGGAAGCCACTTGGGCCGCGAAGGCCTCGTGCATCTCAATGAGGTCCATGTCGGAGAGTTGCAGGCCCGCTCGCTCCAAGGCCTTGGGAATGGCTAGGGCGGGGCCCATCAGGAGCTGGCCACCCGGATCCACCGCCGCCACCGCCCAGGAGCGGATGAAGGCCAAGGGCGTGTAGCCCTCCGCCTTGGCCTTGGCCTCCAACATAAGGAGGACGACCGCTGCCCCGTCCGTCAGGGGCGAGGAGTTCCCGGCCGTGACCGTCCCGTACTTACGGTCGAAGACGGGGGGAAGCGCGGCCAGGGCGTCGAGCGAGGTGTCGGGTCGCAGGAGGTTATCGGCGGTTACGACCACGTCGTAACGCGGGGGGACGAACACCGCGCAAGTCTCGGCCGGAAGCCGCCCGTCCGTGGTGGCGGCGGCGGCGTTCTTGTGGCTCAGGTAGGCGATGAGATCCTGCTCCTGGCGGCTGATCCCGTTCTCACGTGCCATCTTCTCGGCGGACTGGCCCATGGTCAGGCCAGTGGAGGGCTCGGCGATGGCCGGGGTCTCGGGCCGGAGGTCGCGGGGGCGGACCTTGGCGAAGACCCGGAGCTTGGCGGCCAAACCCCGCGCGCGCGAGGCCTCGATCAGGGCCTTGCTATGGAGGATGGGAACATCCGAGAGACTCTCGGCCCCCCCCGCGATGCCGGCCTCGGCATGCCCAGCCAGGATCGCGCTCGTGACGTCCACTATGGCTTGGTTGGCGGAGGCGCAGGCGCGGTTCACGCTGTGGGCGGGCACCCCTGGCGGCAAGCCCGTTCCAAGCGCCACCTCGCGCCCAAGGTTGGGGGCTTTAACCGAGGGGATCACCTGACCCATGACGACGGTGTCGATCCACGCCGGATCAACCTCCGTCCGCTCCAAGAGCTCGCGCAGGCAGGCCTTGCCCAGGTCTACCGCCGTGAGCTCGCGGTAGGCGGTGCCGGCCTTGGCAAACGGCGTTCGGCAGCCGGCCACAACGGCTACGCGACCGTCATTCATGGTTCATGCTGGAGCACGGTCGGAGTCGGCGTCCTGAATGTGCCGTTCACGCTTCCCGCGGCGTCCGCCAAACTTCGGCGGGGGTCTCGACGCTCCACGTGCCTTACTTCCGGCCCTCCTGGCCGTAGCGCCCGTCATGTGGGCGAGTCAGGATGCCACGGTACCACGAACCGACGCCGAGGCAGGTCCGATAGCCTTGGGTAGCCTCTGCTGGTCCCAACCGGCTGCCGGGGGTCGCGCTCGGTCAAGCGCTCCAAGGGTCCCCTCGACTCCTCGGGCGACCGGGCCGGGAGTGGGCCCCGGGGGCCGCGACGCGAGGGGGGATCTTAGCGCACCAAGCCCTCTCCCACCACAGAGCCGGGGTCCGGATGGGGTTGACAAGGGGCCCCTTGAGGAATACTGTACTCTTTAGTCATGATGATCGCATCCCACTCCGGTTGGCTCGGCGCCCGCGACTGTTGTTGTCGCCTGTGGCTCAGGGCCATCGGTGTGACCGGGGAACGGCGCAACTAGCTCATAACACCCCGGACCGATCCGCAGGCCCTTCGAGTCAGCCTCGAAGGGCTTTTTCATTCTGGGCCGTTTGGCGAGGCCCGAGGAGGTGCGCCAGGGAAGAGACAAGTGGACAGAGCATTCAAGGAGGCCGATCCGTGCGGCGGACGGCCTCCATTTTCCTTCCCGTTCGGCTTCCTTCCGCCGTTGGGCTGCGTGCTACTATTCCGATACGCGCCCGTAGCTCAATCGGATAGAGCGCTTGGCTTCGAACCAAGAGGTACCGTGTTCGAATCACGGCGGGCGCGCCACGAACCCCCCCCTACCCCCTGGTCGACTTCGAAGAGAACAAGGGGCTCACCGCGAACCGCTTCCGACAGAAGTGCGCAAGCGAGAAGGCTAGTTCAGTGGCCGGTTGCAGGCCAAGACCCGGCCACCGGCGCTCATGACCACGTGCACTGGGCTGAGCCCGAGCCCTGAAAGGCGCTCCTCGGGGGCG from Vicinamibacteria bacterium harbors:
- the fadJ gene encoding fatty acid oxidation complex subunit alpha FadJ, with the protein product MSGARTLTREQDASGVLLVTIDVPGEKVNTLSKGMLEEFQTLLTELEGDRAIRAVVIRSGKPDNFIAGADIKDFLEIRSALEGETLSRTGQAILDRLEGVPVPVVAAIHGSCLGGGLETALACRYRVASDDPKTAIGLPEVTLGLLPGAGGSQRLPRLIGLSRSLDLILTGRSLKAKRALDAGLVDEVVPLPLLVPVATKAALALADGSLKPRSSGLRFHERLLRPYIFWRARATVQEKTGGHYPAPVKALEVIEQGTATSLAEGLKIEAKGFGALAVSDVSRALVSVFFATQEIKKDAGYPPDTKAREVKKLGVLGAGLMGAGIAGAAAEAGVPVRLKDASPEALGKGLRYVRGILEERRVRGGLSRLEMGKRMDRLSPTLDDSGLRRADLVIEAVFEDLDLKRAVLAETEGVVGAECVFASNTSSLPIGRIAAGARRPARVLGMHFFSPVHKMPLLEVIVTPETDAWATAVAVTFGRRLGKHVIVVRDGPGFYTSRALAPYLNEAARLLEEGAAIEDVDRALLAFGFPVGPLALLDEVGIDVAAKVAKIMHRQFGERMAPPPLMGEVLSDGRQGRKNQRGFYTYDGKRKRVDASVYALLLPGGASRRPFDVREIQDRLVFAFLNEAVLCLQEGILRSPRDGDVGAIFGLGFPPFLGGPFRYLDHLGARFAAEVLERLANAHGERFRPAVMLSNLAKEGRGFHAAR
- a CDS encoding ribonuclease H-like domain-containing protein — translated: MPHPPPEVTPEIVRGDLTEDLLQAYSQSPALAVDTETMGLNPLRDRLCLVQLCDRAGRAALVQIPREALSPARPLEARAPRLKRLLEDPRVLKVFHFARFDVATLRHHLGIDVFPLYCTRTVSKLVRTYTDRHGLKDNLLELLDVELDKTARHTDWSTPALAPEQVRYAISDVTLLLPLMDRLEAMLEREGRGELARDCFRVIPVLARLDLMGYLEVFEH
- the fadI gene encoding acetyl-CoA C-acyltransferase FadI, with product MNDGRVAVVAGCRTPFAKAGTAYRELTAVDLGKACLRELLERTEVDPAWIDTVVMGQVIPSVKAPNLGREVALGTGLPPGVPAHSVNRACASANQAIVDVTSAILAGHAEAGIAGGAESLSDVPILHSKALIEASRARGLAAKLRVFAKVRPRDLRPETPAIAEPSTGLTMGQSAEKMARENGISRQEQDLIAYLSHKNAAAATTDGRLPAETCAVFVPPRYDVVVTADNLLRPDTSLDALAALPPVFDRKYGTVTAGNSSPLTDGAAVVLLMLEAKAKAEGYTPLAFIRSWAVAAVDPGGQLLMGPALAIPKALERAGLQLSDMDLIEMHEAFAAQVASNIQALESETWARDKLGRSAPVGRVDRERLNVCGSSIALGHPFGATGARITTTLANELARRHGKFGLLSVCAQGGMGFAMVLER